In the genome of Streptomyces sp. P3, the window GGCGCCCCACTTGGCACCCAGCACGCTGCCGACGCCGAACTCCTCGACCGCCCCCCGGGCGTCGCCCGCCATCCGGGAGGCCAGCGGATACATCGTGCCGAGCGCAGCGTCGAAGGAGGAGTGGCAGCACACCAGAGGTCCGTCGACCCGGTGCTGCTGTCCCTGCAGCACTCCGCCCGCGCGCGCGTCGTGCGGCAGCCGCGCCGCGAACGCGTAGTGCGAGAAGGCCCCCTGGAGCAGCGTCACGGACTTCACCGTGCGCACGCCCTCGGGCAGTCCGCGCAGCGCGAACGACACCAGCCGCCCGCCGAAGCTGTGCCCCACCAGATGCACCCGTACCGCGGGCGCGACGGCCGCCAGCCGGCCCACGAACGGACCGAGCCCGCGCTCGCCGACGGTCCCCGCCCGCCGCTTCATCGCGTAGTACGTCGCCTGGCGCAGCAGCTCGTGCGCCCCGTCCCAGAGGTTGGGCAGCGAGAACTCCGCGACACCGGGGCCGGTTTCCGGGCCGGGCTCCGGGCCGTCGGACAGCGGTCCTCCGGCTTCGAGGCCGGCCAGCGCCCGGGCGAACTCCTCGCAGACCTCCGCCGTGGGCCCGGCGAACATCCGCGGCCCGTCCTGGGGGACGCCCTCCGCGAGGGTGTCCGCCGCGAACAGCGCCTGCGGCCCGGGCGGCGCCACGTCCACCAGCAGCCGCACCAGCCGCCCGAACTCCTCCAGCGCGCCCTCCTCGGGCGGCCGCTCCTCCAGCAGTCGCCCGATCCGGTCCACCGCCGCGGCCCCGCCCGGGAAGGTCTCCCGCAGTGCGTGCCGGGTCTCCCCGT includes:
- a CDS encoding serine-threonine protein kinase, with protein sequence MAEPAMSVTPYWELTFDADGDVDGGRRDRLAAEVGRRGVRDLIVFAHGWNTERSSATGLYSRFFAPMPALAPSARIGYVGVVWPSMRFPDEPIPDFPRSAAAATGEGGVRRRTLDGETRHALRETFPGGAAAVDRIGRLLEERPPEEGALEEFGRLVRLLVDVAPPGPQALFAADTLAEGVPQDGPRMFAGPTAEVCEEFARALAGLEAGGPLSDGPEPGPETGPGVAEFSLPNLWDGAHELLRQATYYAMKRRAGTVGERGLGPFVGRLAAVAPAVRVHLVGHSFGGRLVSFALRGLPEGVRTVKSVTLLQGAFSHYAFAARLPHDARAGGVLQGQQHRVDGPLVCCHSSFDAALGTMYPLASRMAGDARGAVEEFGVGSVLGAKWGAMGHDGVQAVPGTRACTLAEALAGPLPASGCVNVDAAAVVRRGGAPAGAHSDIVHPELARLVLAAGRVR